Proteins from a single region of Primulina tabacum isolate GXHZ01 chromosome 5, ASM2559414v2, whole genome shotgun sequence:
- the LOC142546575 gene encoding protein MID1-COMPLEMENTING ACTIVITY 1-like, producing the protein MSSWEHFGEIANIAQLVGIDAVRLIGMIVKAANTARMHKKNCRQFAQHLKLIGNLLESLKISEMKKYPETREPLEHLEDALRRSYILVNSCQDRSYFYLLAMGWNIVYQFRKAQTEIDLYLKLIPLITLVDNARVRERMEMIEKDQHEYTLDDEDRKVQDVIMKREPSQHDTTMLKKSLSCSYPNMPFNEAIRKENEKLQLELQHSQATLDVGQCEVIQHLLDVTEAVAVMPVKESKVEHVYLGDNSDKGKYDKSDSKSEKQAASRNTSSVSSTRDLLSFKGSHNEWHSDLLGCCSEPLLCIKTLLFPCGTISRIASAAGNRHISSAEVCNDLMAYSLILSCCCYTCCIRRKLRIMLNIAVTFISTCWDGMFDDFISHLMCCCCALVQEWREVEIREVEGTHTAKTRPPPVQYIEY; encoded by the exons ATGTCGTCTTGGGAACATTTTGGGGAGATAGCAAATATAGCCCAATTGGTTGGAATAGATGCGGTGAGGCTAATAGGAATGATAGTGAAGGCTGCGAACACGGCTCGAATGCACAAGAAAAACTGCCGGCAGTTCGCGCAGCATTTGAAACTTATTGGGAATTTGTTGGAATCACTAAAGATTTCGGAGATGAAAAAGTATCCTGAGACTCGGGAGCCATTGGAGCATCTCGAGGATGCACTGAGGAGGTCATACATTTTAGTGAACAGTTGCCAAGATCGAAGCTATTTCTATCTGCTGGCTATGGGATGGAACATTGTTTATCAGTTCAGGAAGGCTCAGACCGAAATTGATCTTTATCTGAAGCTCATACCTCTCATTACCCTTGTTGATAATGCTCGTGTTCGG GAACGAATGGAAATGATTGAAAAGGATCAGCATGAATATACGCTGGACGATGAAGACAGGAAGGTGCAAGATGTGATAATGAAACGTGAGCCATCACAGCACGACACTACGATGTTGAAGAAAAGTCTTTCGTGTTCTTATCCAAATATGCCTTTTAACGAAGCCATACGAAAGGAGAATGAGAAACTTCAATTAGAATTGCAACATTCACAAGCTACTTTGGACGTTGGTCAGTGTGAAGTGATTCAGCATCTGCTTGATGTTACAGAAGCTGTTGCAGTAATGCCTGTGAAAGAATCCAAGGTCGAACACGTTTATTTAGGTGATAATAGTGATAAAGGGAAATATGATAAAAGCGACTCAAAGAGTGAAAAACAGGCTGCTTCAAG GAACACGTCTTCAGTTTCCTCTACACGTGATTTGTTGTCATTTAAAGGCTCCCACAATGAGTGGCATTCGGATTTGCTCGGCTGTTGTTCAGAACCTCTTCTGT GCATAAAAACTTTATTATTCCCCTGTGGCACGATTTCCAGAATTGCTTCGGCGGCCGGTAATAGGCACATCT CTTCAGCTGAAGTCTGTAATGACTTGATGGCTTATTCGTTGATACTGTCCTGCTGCTGCTATACTTGTTGCATCAGAAGGAAGCTTCGAATAATGCTAAACATCGCGGTAACTTTTATATCAACTTGTTG GGATGGGatgtttgacgatttcatttccCACTTGATGTGTTGCTGTTGTGCTCTGGTACAAGAATGGCGAGAAGTGGAGATTCGTGAAGTTGAAG GTACTCACACGGCGAAAACACGCCCACCACCCGTGCAATACATCGAGTATTGA
- the LOC142546573 gene encoding plant UBX domain-containing protein 11 isoform X4: protein MEQFLSSLAFKGTIAEAITEAKLQKKLFVVYIAGEKPDSKLLETSTWSNPTVSETLTKYCVFLHISEGSSEASYFSAIYPQNNTPCITVIGYNGIQLWEKEGFVSADVLSTSLEKAWLSLHLQETTAAFLTATLASRISGSCSSEQQTTGESSEQQTTGAYGSLPPMNDLSLPLDAELPKNYEARAKRNSHDDVCEEPDSKMDGETIQASHGNILTNHQTDEPKPTIETENVYLNPEGIGQGEPEVVCPVPEKNLDFGGLCSGSENEISQDFPNETIDVPRVKRPETAEVEKVDAFDYPGINSNNVFFNIRLSDGSLQANFSVMDTLRVVHQYINDNQTSELGSFDLAIPYPRHVFSDQDLDCTLSALGLFNRQTLIVVPRNQTNTNYRERSSLQSSTNSSSSESNEGYWASVKRILSYVNPFSYLSGGAASQSPHEELPGGSWQYNPKSSFQNNARGSSTSSTVYSSDKNTSESGKNSNSRSRQKTYAFGANIHTLKRDEDDDNDKNIYWNGNSTQFGGSDDDGR, encoded by the exons ATGGAGCAGTTTCTTTCTTCTCTTGCATTTAAAGGTACTATAGCAGAAGCAATCACTGAAGCGAAACTACAAAAGAAACTGTTTGTTGTCTATATCGCAG GTGAAAAACCCGATTCAAAACTTTTAGAAACATCCACATGGAGCAATCCAACT GTTTCAGAGACTTTGACAAAGTACTGCGTTTTCTTACATATCTCAGAGGGAAGCTCCGAAGCTTCGTACTTTTCAGCTATAT ACCCGCAGAATAATACACCCTGTATAACTGTCATTGGATACAATGGGATACAACTTTGGGAAAAAG AAGGCTTTGTTTCTGCTGACGTTCTCTCCACCAGTCTCGAGAAGGCATGGTTAAGTCTTCATCTTCAG GAGACAACAGCAGCTTTTTTGACTGCCACACTTGCTTCCAGGATTTCAGGTAGCTGTTCATCTGAACAACAGACTACGGGGGAATCATCTGAGCAGCAGACTACAGGGGCCTATGGATCATTGCCACCAATGAATGATCTTAGTTTACCTTTGGATGCTGAACTGCCAAAAAATTATGAGGCAAGAGCGAAAAGGAATAGCCATGACGATGTGTGTGAG GAGCCAGATTCCAAAATGGATGGTGAGACCATTCAAGCATCTCATGGTAATATATTGACCAATCATCAAACCGATGAGCCTAAACCCACCATTGAAACCGAAAATGTTTATCTAAATCCTGAAGGGATCGGTCAAGGTGAACCTGAAGTTGTATGCCCTGTCccagaaaaaaatttagactttggtgGCCTTTGTTCTGGTAGTGAAAATGAAATCTCTCAAGATTTTCCCAATGAAACAATTGATGTGCCACGGGTGAAAAGACCAGAAACCGCAGAGGTGGAGAAAGTCGATGCTTTTGATTACCCTGgcataaattcaaataatgtttttttcaATATCAGACTGTCAGATGGTAGCTTGCAAGCCAACTTCTCTGTGATGGACACGTTAAGAGTTGTCCATCAGTATATAAATGACAATCAAACAAGCGAATTAGGCTCTTTCGATTTAGCAATTCCTTACCCTCGCCATGTTTTCAGCGACCAAG ATTTGGACTGCACATTATCAGCATTGGGCCTCTTCAATAGACAAACATTGATAGTGGTTCCACGTAACCAAACTAATACGAATTACCGAGAAAGATCATCTCTGCAGTCTTCTACAAACAGTTCTTCAAGCGAAAGTAATGAAGGGTATTGGGCATCTGTGAAAAGAATTTTATCTTATGTGAATCCTTTTTcttatttgagtggtggtgctGCCTCACAAAGCCCTCACGAGGAACTCCCTGGTGGCTCATGGCAATACA ATCCAAAATCTTCGTTTCAAAATAATGCAAGGGGTTCAAGCACTTCTTCGACTGTATACTCGTCAGATAAAAATACATCTGAAAGTGGCAAAAATAGCAATAGCAGGAGCAGACAGAAAACTTATGCTTTTGGGGCCAACATCCACACTTTGAAACGCGACGAAGATGATGACAATGACAAAAACATATATTGGAATGGAAATTCTACACAATTTGGAGGGTCTGATGATGATGGAAGGTAA
- the LOC142546573 gene encoding plant UBX domain-containing protein 11 isoform X3 yields the protein MHDNSFHMEQFLSSLAFKGTIAEAITEAKLQKKLFVVYIAGEKPDSKLLETSTWSNPTVSETLTKYCVFLHISEGSSEASYFSAIYPQNNTPCITVIGYNGIQLWEKEGFVSADVLSTSLEKAWLSLHLQETTAAFLTATLASRISGSCSSEQQTTGESSEQQTTGAYGSLPPMNDLSLPLDAELPKNYEARAKRNSHDDVCEEPDSKMDGETIQASHGNILTNHQTDEPKPTIETENVYLNPEGIGQGEPEVVCPVPEKNLDFGGLCSGSENEISQDFPNETIDVPRVKRPETAEVEKVDAFDYPGINSNNVFFNIRLSDGSLQANFSVMDTLRVVHQYINDNQTSELGSFDLAIPYPRHVFSDQDLDCTLSALGLFNRQTLIVVPRNQTNTNYRERSSLQSSTNSSSSESNEGYWASVKRILSYVNPFSYLSGGAASQSPHEELPGGSWQYNPKSSFQNNARGSSTSSTVYSSDKNTSESGKNSNSRSRQKTYAFGANIHTLKRDEDDDNDKNIYWNGNSTQFGGSDDDGR from the exons ATGCACGATAACAGCTTCCAT ATGGAGCAGTTTCTTTCTTCTCTTGCATTTAAAGGTACTATAGCAGAAGCAATCACTGAAGCGAAACTACAAAAGAAACTGTTTGTTGTCTATATCGCAG GTGAAAAACCCGATTCAAAACTTTTAGAAACATCCACATGGAGCAATCCAACT GTTTCAGAGACTTTGACAAAGTACTGCGTTTTCTTACATATCTCAGAGGGAAGCTCCGAAGCTTCGTACTTTTCAGCTATAT ACCCGCAGAATAATACACCCTGTATAACTGTCATTGGATACAATGGGATACAACTTTGGGAAAAAG AAGGCTTTGTTTCTGCTGACGTTCTCTCCACCAGTCTCGAGAAGGCATGGTTAAGTCTTCATCTTCAG GAGACAACAGCAGCTTTTTTGACTGCCACACTTGCTTCCAGGATTTCAGGTAGCTGTTCATCTGAACAACAGACTACGGGGGAATCATCTGAGCAGCAGACTACAGGGGCCTATGGATCATTGCCACCAATGAATGATCTTAGTTTACCTTTGGATGCTGAACTGCCAAAAAATTATGAGGCAAGAGCGAAAAGGAATAGCCATGACGATGTGTGTGAG GAGCCAGATTCCAAAATGGATGGTGAGACCATTCAAGCATCTCATGGTAATATATTGACCAATCATCAAACCGATGAGCCTAAACCCACCATTGAAACCGAAAATGTTTATCTAAATCCTGAAGGGATCGGTCAAGGTGAACCTGAAGTTGTATGCCCTGTCccagaaaaaaatttagactttggtgGCCTTTGTTCTGGTAGTGAAAATGAAATCTCTCAAGATTTTCCCAATGAAACAATTGATGTGCCACGGGTGAAAAGACCAGAAACCGCAGAGGTGGAGAAAGTCGATGCTTTTGATTACCCTGgcataaattcaaataatgtttttttcaATATCAGACTGTCAGATGGTAGCTTGCAAGCCAACTTCTCTGTGATGGACACGTTAAGAGTTGTCCATCAGTATATAAATGACAATCAAACAAGCGAATTAGGCTCTTTCGATTTAGCAATTCCTTACCCTCGCCATGTTTTCAGCGACCAAG ATTTGGACTGCACATTATCAGCATTGGGCCTCTTCAATAGACAAACATTGATAGTGGTTCCACGTAACCAAACTAATACGAATTACCGAGAAAGATCATCTCTGCAGTCTTCTACAAACAGTTCTTCAAGCGAAAGTAATGAAGGGTATTGGGCATCTGTGAAAAGAATTTTATCTTATGTGAATCCTTTTTcttatttgagtggtggtgctGCCTCACAAAGCCCTCACGAGGAACTCCCTGGTGGCTCATGGCAATACA ATCCAAAATCTTCGTTTCAAAATAATGCAAGGGGTTCAAGCACTTCTTCGACTGTATACTCGTCAGATAAAAATACATCTGAAAGTGGCAAAAATAGCAATAGCAGGAGCAGACAGAAAACTTATGCTTTTGGGGCCAACATCCACACTTTGAAACGCGACGAAGATGATGACAATGACAAAAACATATATTGGAATGGAAATTCTACACAATTTGGAGGGTCTGATGATGATGGAAGGTAA
- the LOC142546574 gene encoding putative prolyl 4-hydroxylase 10, translated as MAVKGRQQHSRAPRKTGSSSTLVLSFLIMLSLLIVILLSLGILSIPGSTKGSPKAHDLSSIAHNSRHSDDEDEDNKDQWVEVISWEPRAFVYHNFLSKEECDYLISIAEPHMLKSSVVDSETGKSKDSRVRTSSGTFLTRGRDKIVRDIEKRIADFSFIPVEHGEGLQILHYEVGQKYEPHYDYFMDEFNTKNGGQRIATVLMYLSDVEEGGETVFPAAKGNVSSVPWWNELSECAKGGLSVKPRRGDALLFWSMTPDGTLDPSSLHGGCPVIKGNKWSSTKWMRVHEYKV; from the exons ATGGCGGTGAAAGGGCGGCAGCAGCACTCTCGGGCGCCGCGTAAAACGGGGTCGTCTTCAACTCTGGTGCTCTCGTTCTTGATAATGTTGTCATTGCTTATTGTAATTCTGTTATCTCTTGGAATTCTCTCGATTCCCGGCAGTACGAAGGGCTCTCCGAAAGCGCATGATCTCAGCTCCATAGCTCACAATTCTCGTCACTC AGATGATGAAGATGAGGATAACAAAGATCAGTGGGTTGAAGTTATTTCTTGGGAGCCCAGAGCCTTTGTTTACCATAACTTTTTG TCGAAAGAGGAATGTGATTATCTAATCAGCATCGCCGAGCCCCACATGCTAAAGTCCTCTGTTGTCGATAGTGAGACTGGAAAAAGTAAAGATAGCAG AGTGCGTACTAGTTCTGGAACATTTCTTACTAGAGGAAGAGATAAAATTGTTAGGGACATTGAGAAAAGAATTGCAGATTTCTCCTTCATACCTGTAG AGCATGGCGAGGGCCTTCAAATCCTTCATTACGAAGTAGGGCAAAAGTATGAGCCACATTATGACTATTTTATGGATGAGTTCAACACTAAGAATGGTGGTCAGCGCATTGCTACGGTTCTCATGTACCT ATCAGATGTAGAAGAAGGAGGTGAAACAGTATTTCCGGCTGCGAAAGGAAATGTTAGTTCCGTGCCTTGGTGGAATGAGCTCTCTGAATGTGCAAAGGGAGGACTCTCTGTTAAACCAAGAAGGGGTGATGCACTTCTTTTCTGGAGCATGACTCCCGACGGAACTTTAGACCCATCAAGTTTGCATG GTGGCTGTCCTGTCATTAAAGGAAACAAATGGTCGTCTACGAAATGGATGCGAGTGCACGAGTACAAAGTGTAA
- the LOC142546573 gene encoding plant UBX domain-containing protein 11 isoform X2 has product MHDNSFHFSFQMEQFLSSLAFKGTIAEAITEAKLQKKLFVVYIAGEKPDSKLLETSTWSNPTVSETLTKYCVFLHISEGSSEASYFSAIYPQNNTPCITVIGYNGIQLWEKGFVSADVLSTSLEKAWLSLHLQETTAAFLTATLASRISGSCSSEQQTTGESSEQQTTGAYGSLPPMNDLSLPLDAELPKNYEARAKRNSHDDVCEEPDSKMDGETIQASHGNILTNHQTDEPKPTIETENVYLNPEGIGQGEPEVVCPVPEKNLDFGGLCSGSENEISQDFPNETIDVPRVKRPETAEVEKVDAFDYPGINSNNVFFNIRLSDGSLQANFSVMDTLRVVHQYINDNQTSELGSFDLAIPYPRHVFSDQDLDCTLSALGLFNRQTLIVVPRNQTNTNYRERSSLQSSTNSSSSESNEGYWASVKRILSYVNPFSYLSGGAASQSPHEELPGGSWQYNPKSSFQNNARGSSTSSTVYSSDKNTSESGKNSNSRSRQKTYAFGANIHTLKRDEDDDNDKNIYWNGNSTQFGGSDDDGR; this is encoded by the exons ATGCACGATAACAGCTTCCAT TTTTCTTTTCAGATGGAGCAGTTTCTTTCTTCTCTTGCATTTAAAGGTACTATAGCAGAAGCAATCACTGAAGCGAAACTACAAAAGAAACTGTTTGTTGTCTATATCGCAG GTGAAAAACCCGATTCAAAACTTTTAGAAACATCCACATGGAGCAATCCAACT GTTTCAGAGACTTTGACAAAGTACTGCGTTTTCTTACATATCTCAGAGGGAAGCTCCGAAGCTTCGTACTTTTCAGCTATAT ACCCGCAGAATAATACACCCTGTATAACTGTCATTGGATACAATGGGATACAACTTTGGGAAAAAG GCTTTGTTTCTGCTGACGTTCTCTCCACCAGTCTCGAGAAGGCATGGTTAAGTCTTCATCTTCAG GAGACAACAGCAGCTTTTTTGACTGCCACACTTGCTTCCAGGATTTCAGGTAGCTGTTCATCTGAACAACAGACTACGGGGGAATCATCTGAGCAGCAGACTACAGGGGCCTATGGATCATTGCCACCAATGAATGATCTTAGTTTACCTTTGGATGCTGAACTGCCAAAAAATTATGAGGCAAGAGCGAAAAGGAATAGCCATGACGATGTGTGTGAG GAGCCAGATTCCAAAATGGATGGTGAGACCATTCAAGCATCTCATGGTAATATATTGACCAATCATCAAACCGATGAGCCTAAACCCACCATTGAAACCGAAAATGTTTATCTAAATCCTGAAGGGATCGGTCAAGGTGAACCTGAAGTTGTATGCCCTGTCccagaaaaaaatttagactttggtgGCCTTTGTTCTGGTAGTGAAAATGAAATCTCTCAAGATTTTCCCAATGAAACAATTGATGTGCCACGGGTGAAAAGACCAGAAACCGCAGAGGTGGAGAAAGTCGATGCTTTTGATTACCCTGgcataaattcaaataatgtttttttcaATATCAGACTGTCAGATGGTAGCTTGCAAGCCAACTTCTCTGTGATGGACACGTTAAGAGTTGTCCATCAGTATATAAATGACAATCAAACAAGCGAATTAGGCTCTTTCGATTTAGCAATTCCTTACCCTCGCCATGTTTTCAGCGACCAAG ATTTGGACTGCACATTATCAGCATTGGGCCTCTTCAATAGACAAACATTGATAGTGGTTCCACGTAACCAAACTAATACGAATTACCGAGAAAGATCATCTCTGCAGTCTTCTACAAACAGTTCTTCAAGCGAAAGTAATGAAGGGTATTGGGCATCTGTGAAAAGAATTTTATCTTATGTGAATCCTTTTTcttatttgagtggtggtgctGCCTCACAAAGCCCTCACGAGGAACTCCCTGGTGGCTCATGGCAATACA ATCCAAAATCTTCGTTTCAAAATAATGCAAGGGGTTCAAGCACTTCTTCGACTGTATACTCGTCAGATAAAAATACATCTGAAAGTGGCAAAAATAGCAATAGCAGGAGCAGACAGAAAACTTATGCTTTTGGGGCCAACATCCACACTTTGAAACGCGACGAAGATGATGACAATGACAAAAACATATATTGGAATGGAAATTCTACACAATTTGGAGGGTCTGATGATGATGGAAGGTAA
- the LOC142546573 gene encoding plant UBX domain-containing protein 11 isoform X1 encodes MHDNSFHFSFQMEQFLSSLAFKGTIAEAITEAKLQKKLFVVYIAGEKPDSKLLETSTWSNPTVSETLTKYCVFLHISEGSSEASYFSAIYPQNNTPCITVIGYNGIQLWEKEGFVSADVLSTSLEKAWLSLHLQETTAAFLTATLASRISGSCSSEQQTTGESSEQQTTGAYGSLPPMNDLSLPLDAELPKNYEARAKRNSHDDVCEEPDSKMDGETIQASHGNILTNHQTDEPKPTIETENVYLNPEGIGQGEPEVVCPVPEKNLDFGGLCSGSENEISQDFPNETIDVPRVKRPETAEVEKVDAFDYPGINSNNVFFNIRLSDGSLQANFSVMDTLRVVHQYINDNQTSELGSFDLAIPYPRHVFSDQDLDCTLSALGLFNRQTLIVVPRNQTNTNYRERSSLQSSTNSSSSESNEGYWASVKRILSYVNPFSYLSGGAASQSPHEELPGGSWQYNPKSSFQNNARGSSTSSTVYSSDKNTSESGKNSNSRSRQKTYAFGANIHTLKRDEDDDNDKNIYWNGNSTQFGGSDDDGR; translated from the exons ATGCACGATAACAGCTTCCAT TTTTCTTTTCAGATGGAGCAGTTTCTTTCTTCTCTTGCATTTAAAGGTACTATAGCAGAAGCAATCACTGAAGCGAAACTACAAAAGAAACTGTTTGTTGTCTATATCGCAG GTGAAAAACCCGATTCAAAACTTTTAGAAACATCCACATGGAGCAATCCAACT GTTTCAGAGACTTTGACAAAGTACTGCGTTTTCTTACATATCTCAGAGGGAAGCTCCGAAGCTTCGTACTTTTCAGCTATAT ACCCGCAGAATAATACACCCTGTATAACTGTCATTGGATACAATGGGATACAACTTTGGGAAAAAG AAGGCTTTGTTTCTGCTGACGTTCTCTCCACCAGTCTCGAGAAGGCATGGTTAAGTCTTCATCTTCAG GAGACAACAGCAGCTTTTTTGACTGCCACACTTGCTTCCAGGATTTCAGGTAGCTGTTCATCTGAACAACAGACTACGGGGGAATCATCTGAGCAGCAGACTACAGGGGCCTATGGATCATTGCCACCAATGAATGATCTTAGTTTACCTTTGGATGCTGAACTGCCAAAAAATTATGAGGCAAGAGCGAAAAGGAATAGCCATGACGATGTGTGTGAG GAGCCAGATTCCAAAATGGATGGTGAGACCATTCAAGCATCTCATGGTAATATATTGACCAATCATCAAACCGATGAGCCTAAACCCACCATTGAAACCGAAAATGTTTATCTAAATCCTGAAGGGATCGGTCAAGGTGAACCTGAAGTTGTATGCCCTGTCccagaaaaaaatttagactttggtgGCCTTTGTTCTGGTAGTGAAAATGAAATCTCTCAAGATTTTCCCAATGAAACAATTGATGTGCCACGGGTGAAAAGACCAGAAACCGCAGAGGTGGAGAAAGTCGATGCTTTTGATTACCCTGgcataaattcaaataatgtttttttcaATATCAGACTGTCAGATGGTAGCTTGCAAGCCAACTTCTCTGTGATGGACACGTTAAGAGTTGTCCATCAGTATATAAATGACAATCAAACAAGCGAATTAGGCTCTTTCGATTTAGCAATTCCTTACCCTCGCCATGTTTTCAGCGACCAAG ATTTGGACTGCACATTATCAGCATTGGGCCTCTTCAATAGACAAACATTGATAGTGGTTCCACGTAACCAAACTAATACGAATTACCGAGAAAGATCATCTCTGCAGTCTTCTACAAACAGTTCTTCAAGCGAAAGTAATGAAGGGTATTGGGCATCTGTGAAAAGAATTTTATCTTATGTGAATCCTTTTTcttatttgagtggtggtgctGCCTCACAAAGCCCTCACGAGGAACTCCCTGGTGGCTCATGGCAATACA ATCCAAAATCTTCGTTTCAAAATAATGCAAGGGGTTCAAGCACTTCTTCGACTGTATACTCGTCAGATAAAAATACATCTGAAAGTGGCAAAAATAGCAATAGCAGGAGCAGACAGAAAACTTATGCTTTTGGGGCCAACATCCACACTTTGAAACGCGACGAAGATGATGACAATGACAAAAACATATATTGGAATGGAAATTCTACACAATTTGGAGGGTCTGATGATGATGGAAGGTAA
- the LOC142546572 gene encoding HMG1/2-like protein: protein MKGGRSKTESKKADAKLSVKKGGAAAGKKPAAKKGKAVKDPNKPKRPASAFFVFMEDFRKQFKEKHPNNKSVAAVGKAGGDKWKSMSEAEKAPFVAKADKRKAEYEKTLQAYNKRLNEGPGAEEEESDKSRSEVNDENDEDGSDEEDEDDDDDDE, encoded by the exons ATGAAAGGAGGTAGATCGAAAACCGAGTCCAAAAAGGCTGATGCTAA GCTTTCTGTGAAGAAAGGAGGAGCGGCAGCTGGAAAGAAGCCAGCAGCGAAAAAGGGAAAGGCAGTCAAGGATCCAAACAAGCCTAAGAGGCCTGCCAGTGCTTTCTTCGTTTTCAT GGAGGACTTTAGAAAACAATTCAAAGAGAAGCATCCCAATAACAAATCTGTTGCAGCC GTCGGGAAGGCTGGTGGTGACAAGTGGAAATCGATGTCTGAGGCG GAGAAAGCTCCATTCGTTGCCAAGGCAGATAAACGGAAGGCTGAGTATGAGAAGACTCTCCAGGCTTACAACAAAAGACTG aATGAAGGACCTGGTGCTGAAGAAGAGGAGAGTGACAAATCTAGATCTGAAGTTAATGATGAAAATGACGAGGATGGAAGCGATGAG GAAGACGAAGATGACGACGATGATGACGAGTGA